In the Phaeobacter gallaeciensis genome, one interval contains:
- a CDS encoding sulfite exporter TauE/SafE family protein encodes MTSLFSAFTPSELSAAFAVALVAGTVKGMVGFAMPMILVSGLSMFMPPEIALAGLILPTVVTNGMQAFRHGFAAAVQSLKRFRLFLLVGLVFLLGSAQLVRVLPQQVMLLIIGVPVSLFALTQLMGKQLTLARPTPRSEVLVGGFAGLIGGMSGIWGPPTVAYLTALGTEKNEQIRVQGVIYGMGAVALLAGHIGSGVMRAETAPFSVALILPAVMGMWIGGRLHDRIDQVAFRRLTLFVLLVAGLNLLRRALML; translated from the coding sequence ATGACAAGTCTTTTTTCCGCTTTCACACCGTCTGAACTGTCGGCGGCCTTTGCTGTTGCGCTGGTCGCGGGCACGGTCAAAGGGATGGTTGGTTTTGCCATGCCGATGATTCTCGTCTCTGGTCTCAGCATGTTCATGCCGCCGGAAATCGCCTTGGCGGGGCTGATCCTGCCGACGGTTGTGACCAACGGAATGCAGGCCTTTCGGCACGGCTTTGCCGCAGCGGTTCAGTCCTTGAAACGCTTCCGGCTGTTCCTTCTGGTGGGGCTGGTGTTCCTTCTGGGCAGCGCCCAGCTGGTGCGGGTGTTGCCGCAGCAGGTGATGTTGCTGATCATCGGCGTGCCGGTATCGCTGTTCGCCCTGACACAGCTGATGGGCAAGCAGCTGACACTCGCCAGGCCCACGCCCCGGTCCGAAGTGCTGGTGGGCGGCTTTGCCGGGCTGATCGGCGGCATGTCGGGCATCTGGGGGCCGCCGACGGTGGCCTATCTGACCGCCCTTGGCACGGAAAAGAACGAGCAAATCCGTGTGCAGGGCGTGATCTACGGCATGGGGGCGGTCGCCCTGTTGGCGGGGCACATCGGCTCGGGTGTCATGCGGGCTGAAACAGCACCGTTTTCGGTGGCACTGATCCTGCCTGCGGTGATGGGCATGTGGATCGGCGGACGTCTGCATGACCGTATCGATCAGGTTGCCTTCCGCCGTCTGACGCTGTTCGTCCTGCTGGTTGCGGGGTTGAATTTGCTCCGCCGCGCGCTGATGCTGTGA